Proteins encoded in a region of the Zea mays cultivar B73 chromosome 4, Zm-B73-REFERENCE-NAM-5.0, whole genome shotgun sequence genome:
- the LOC103647279 gene encoding uncharacterized protein: protein MRKVDRPPTNPKRLIIESSQECFSVDISCSTDMADPTNTPSDGDPPQHRKTGVAAAAKNIAMPNVDDDDDFEPPKKKCNISMDAPNKTQKLNIRCNPGDVLASIQILNERQRQAIVRKGFSSILDMTIDAIGCRTLLCWLMQKLDPRDMTLRIGPDKELKITKQTVHQILGLPNLGGGKPLNINEANAAATLRASLNITKDEFVISKLQGRLRLGQDDDLSIRCFFLILFNRLLFPTASWSISFNEVVLTEEMERFPQIDWCHLIFSDLCEAAQRWHNRSINNVSATIYGCSIIVLLYYLDHLHHAAAPNNKNGTPRIKYFNKNIIRALSMADKRKPRQGGEPFGVCPFRSSSETCYVSKSPTTCQIEFPMRPETFDEDPNQHDRLPNIIIQLPLMQDLMANKIQMLPVHQRQKFQATLIDYDLEVGKIFASIKQCLNTIGTKQSNLAATFGELIDEVLRADESVTPNTQGQTVVGGTVENDSGPVFDKTPIGSVSAPGLFLSELECARALRAYLCSRFIELDRNIIDFGEHRANCCDIQQSFADGACLDNVFMQCFIECVRDDWSKHISPLNAHQLILDVNVGAILNFEEQEQHSKSPRPFDPSVLESYLLKTLPSFKQLDDYKSIMVPMLRSGHWTLYVVNLQIGRIHVLDSNPYGPEMGGTIWKNYHCIPMDLGDRKVLWARLMMSRLNLAIQNARPRSALPAFLKYPIELMNNCPTMKLGSNDCGFFVMRYMQNYDYMVGAMNAVIDLDNSEDIRSLVLHYLIFHRLNRNSFVVSHLDRFKFSQ from the exons ATGCGGAAGGTTGATCGACCCCCAACCAATCCGAAGCGTTTAATCATTGAGTCAAGTCAAGAATGTTTCAGTGTTGACATTTCATGCTCGACTGACATGGCAGACCCTACAAATACGCCGTCTGATGGTGATCCTCCGCAGCATAGAAAGACGGGTGTTGCAGCTGCTGCTAAAAACATTGCTATGCCTAAtgtggatgatgatgatgactttgAGCCACccaaaaagaagtgcaatatctcAATGGATGCCCCAAATAAGACGCAG AAGCTCAACATCAGATGCAACCCAGGAGATGTTCTTGCGTCCATTCAGATATTGAATGAAAGGCAACGTCAAGCTATAGTCAGAAAAGGATTTTCTAGTATTCTTGACATGACAATTGATGCAATTGGATGTCGAACACTTCTCTGTTGGCTCATGCAGAAGCTAGACCCCAGGGACATGACTCTTCGTATTGGTCCAGACAAAGAACTCAAAATCACCAAGCAGACTGTCCATCAGATATTGGGTCTTCCAAATTTGGGTGGTGGAAAGCCCCTTAATATTAATGAAGCGAACGCTGCGGCAACACTTCGGGCCTCATTGAATATTACCAAGGATGAGTTTGTTATTTCAAAGCTCCAAGGCAgactgaggctaggccaggatgaTGATCTTTCTATCAGATGTTTTTTTCTCATTCTCTTCAACCGGCTGCTATTCCCAACAGCTAGCTGGTCTATTTCTTTCAATGAGGTTGTACTTACAGAAGAAATGGAGCGATTCCCTCAAATTGAttggtgccatctaatttttagTGACTTATGTGAGGCTGCCCAGAGATGGCACAACAGGAGCATTAACAATGTGTCGGCGACGATATATGGCTGTTCCATCATTGTTCTT ctgtattatttggatcatttGCATCATGCTGCTGCTCCAAACAACAAAAATGGCACTCCACGCATAAAGTATTTTAATAAGAATATTATAAGGGCGTTGTCAATGGCCGATAAGCGGAAGCCTCGCCAGGGTGGTGAACCATTTGGTGTTTGCCCT TTTCGTAGCAGCAGTGAGACATGTTACGTCTCAAAATCGCCAACTACTTGCCAGATTGAG TTTCCTATGAGGCCAGAAACTTTTGATGAAGACCCAAATCAACATGATCGACTTCCCAATATAATCATCCAACTCCCTCTTATGCAAGACTTGATGGCAAATAAGATTCAGATGCTTCCTGTACATCAACGCCAGAAGTTCCAAGCTACGTTGATTGATTATGACTTAGAGGTTGGCAAAATATTTGCCTCTATCAAGCAATGTTTGAATACTATTGGTACAAAGCAGTCCAATCTAGCTGCTACATTTGGAGAATTGATTGATGAGGTTCTTCGGGCCGATGAATCTGTTACACCAAATACT CAAGGTCAGACAGTGGTAGGTGGCACAGTTGAAAATGATTCTGGACCAGTATTTGACAAGACTCCTATTGGGAGTGTTTCTGCACCAGGTCTCTTCTTATCTGAATTAGAATGTGCTCGCGCTCTTCGGGCATACTTGTGTTCTAGGTTCATTGAATTGGACAG AAATATAATTGACTTTGGTGAACATCGCGCCAATTGTTGTGACATACAACAATCTTTTGCTGATGGCGCATGTCTCGACAacgtgtttatgcaatgtttcattGAGTGTGTCCGCGATGACTGGTCTAAACATATTTCTCCTCTCAATGCTCACCAGCTCATTCTAGATGTTAATGTTGGG GCTATATTGAACTTTGAGGAGCAGGAGCAACATAGTAAGTCTCCTCGTCCATTTGACCCTTCAGTTTTGGAGAGTTACCTATTGAAGACACTGCCTTCTTTCAAGCAGTTGGATGACTACAAATCA ATAATGGTACCCATGCTACGATCTGGACATTGGACATTGTATGTTGTTAATCTTCAGATTGGACGCATACATGTGTTAGATTCCAACCCTTATGGACCAGAGATGGGTGGGACTATCTGGAAAAATTACCATTGTATACCTATGGATTTGGGTGATAGGAAGGTTTTATGGGCTAGGTTAATGATGAGTAGGCTCAATCTAGCTATTCAAAATGCTCGACCAAGATCAGCTCTCCCTGCTTTTTTGAAGTACCCTATTGAACTCATGAATAACTGCCCAACAATGAAATTGGGGTCTAATGATTGTGGATTCTTTGTCATGAGATATATGCAGAACTACGACTACATGGTTGGAGCTATGAATGCAGTCATTGATCTG GATAATTCAGAGGACATTCGCTCTCTTGTACTGCATTACCTAATATTCCATCGACTAAATAGAAACAGCTTCGTGGTCTCCCATCTGGACAGATTCAAGTTCTCTCAGTAG